A single region of the Nicotiana sylvestris chromosome 6, ASM39365v2, whole genome shotgun sequence genome encodes:
- the LOC138871381 gene encoding uncharacterized protein — MAPKLEDPDAFTIPCTIGSANFAMTLCDLGASINLMPYFVFKTLCIGQPRRTSMRLQMADRTMKRPLGIIDDVLVRVDKFILPTDFMILDCKVDYEVPIILGRPFLATRKALVDVEAGTHLSGG; from the coding sequence atggctccaaagcttgaagatcccgacgctttcaccattccatgtaccattgggagtgcgaatTTTGCAATGAcattgtgtgatttgggagcaagcatcaatttgatgccttacttcGTGTTCAAAACCTTGTGTATTGGTCAACCGAGACGTACttcaatgagattgcaaatggcggatagaacgatgaagaggccacttggtattattgatgatgttcttgtacgggtggacaagtttattttgcctactgattttatgaTTCTGGATTGCAAAGTCGACTATGAGGTGCCTATAATATTGGGAAGGCCTTTCCTAGCAACTAGGAAGGcattagttgatgtggaagcaggaactcacctttcgggtgggtga